The Petrocella atlantisensis genome has a window encoding:
- a CDS encoding CidA/LrgA family protein gives MKWIRQIIILLLMVVLGEILNKVFKIPIPGNIMGMILMLMALQTGLVKLDQVEGISKFLLNHLAILFIPAGVGLLAVTGMLRESWHILVFIALVTTILVMVMTAFVVHALRRWMT, from the coding sequence ATGAAATGGATTAGACAGATTATCATATTACTACTGATGGTGGTACTGGGTGAGATTCTTAATAAAGTTTTTAAGATACCCATACCAGGCAACATTATGGGTATGATACTTATGTTGATGGCCCTTCAAACCGGTCTCGTCAAATTAGATCAAGTTGAAGGGATTAGCAAATTTCTACTGAATCATCTTGCCATCTTGTTCATACCGGCAGGCGTTGGTTTGCTAGCTGTAACGGGCATGCTAAGAGAAAGCTGGCATATATTGGTTTTTATAGCCCTTGTTACAACGATTCTGGTCATGGTGATGACGGCATTCGTGGTTCATGCTCTTAGGAGGTGGATGACATAG
- a CDS encoding LrgB family protein, which yields MDDIDILLTAPIFWVLISLMAFEIGIWINMKTKISLLNPLLIAIILVILILTFLNIDLETYNQGGQIISFFLGPATVALAVPLYKNRVLLKANGIPILAGITIGSFVSILSVILLSKLFDIEHILGLSLVPKSITTPIGIEVSKQIGGIPEITVAAIVMTGITGAIIARLVFKVLRLKDSVAIGVAIGTSAHALGTGEAIKMGEVEGAMSGLSIGIAGLVTVILAPLVIRLLGYF from the coding sequence GTGGATGACATAGATATCCTGCTAACAGCACCCATTTTTTGGGTACTTATTTCCTTAATGGCATTTGAAATCGGCATTTGGATTAATATGAAAACTAAAATATCACTACTCAATCCATTGTTAATTGCCATCATTCTGGTTATCCTTATACTGACATTCTTAAATATAGATCTTGAAACTTATAACCAAGGTGGGCAAATCATAAGTTTTTTCCTAGGACCTGCAACGGTTGCTTTGGCCGTGCCACTTTATAAGAATAGAGTCTTGCTTAAAGCAAATGGCATACCCATACTAGCAGGCATAACCATCGGTTCCTTCGTGAGCATTCTATCGGTCATTCTACTGTCAAAGTTATTTGATATTGAGCATATATTAGGTCTATCTCTGGTTCCCAAATCTATAACAACCCCCATTGGGATAGAAGTATCTAAGCAGATTGGCGGTATACCGGAGATTACCGTAGCGGCCATTGTCATGACCGGTATTACCGGTGCCATCATAGCTAGACTTGTATTTAAAGTATTACGACTTAAGGATTCTGTCGCCATTGGCGTGGCAATTGGCACATCAGCCCATGCCCTTGGAACAGGTGAAGCCATTAAAATGGGTGAGGTAGAAGGTGCCATGAGTGGCTTATCCATAGGCATAGCAGGATTGGTAACCGTCATACTGGCGCCCTTGGTGATTCGACTGCTAGGTTATTTTTAG